The Desulfatiglans anilini DSM 4660 genome includes a window with the following:
- a CDS encoding dihydrolipoyl dehydrogenase family protein, with protein sequence MKTIYDYDIGIIGGGAAGLTVASGAAQLGARALLIEKETVLGGDCLHVGCVPSKTLIRTARACHTMKNAQEFGLPALDLPPVDFAKVRERIRSVIAAIQKHDSEERFCRLGVRVVFGEPAFVDEHSVRLEGGTVSAKNWVVASGSSPQRPPVEGLEKTPCITNREVFSLARLPASMIVLGAGPIAVEMAQAFSRLGTKVSVVQRSGQILSKEDKDMADGIMKVLAAEGVVFHLEASVLGVKDLGQEREVRIRTREGAAMALKAEQILVAMGREPNLKGLNLEGIGVSFDRKGIQTDARMRTSRKHIYAAGDVTGAFQFTHTAGYEGGIIVSNAIVHLPRKADYTFMPWCTYTDPELAGIGMNEKAAGEAGLEYDVFTEVFEDNDRSLAEGEAVGKIKMLLDRHEKPIGVQILGPRAGELLNEWVAVLNGKVKLSTLGSAVHPYPTLGEINKRVAGAYLSPKIFSDKVRKGLKFFFNLKGRACGPGDGA encoded by the coding sequence ATGAAGACAATATACGATTATGACATCGGCATTATCGGCGGGGGGGCGGCGGGGCTGACGGTGGCGTCGGGCGCGGCGCAGCTGGGTGCCAGGGCCCTCCTGATCGAAAAGGAAACCGTGCTGGGGGGCGACTGTCTCCATGTCGGTTGTGTGCCGAGCAAGACCCTGATACGCACCGCCCGGGCCTGTCACACCATGAAAAACGCGCAGGAATTCGGGCTTCCCGCGCTCGACCTACCACCGGTGGACTTTGCGAAGGTACGGGAAAGGATCCGGTCGGTGATCGCGGCCATCCAGAAGCACGACTCGGAGGAGCGGTTCTGCCGTCTCGGGGTCCGCGTGGTGTTCGGCGAACCCGCCTTCGTCGACGAGCATAGCGTCCGATTGGAGGGCGGAACCGTCTCGGCCAAAAACTGGGTCGTGGCCAGCGGCTCCTCGCCGCAAAGGCCCCCGGTGGAGGGGTTGGAAAAGACGCCCTGCATCACCAACAGGGAGGTCTTCTCCCTGGCTCGGCTCCCGGCATCCATGATCGTGCTGGGCGCCGGGCCCATTGCCGTGGAGATGGCCCAGGCCTTCAGCCGCCTTGGAACGAAGGTGTCCGTGGTCCAGCGGAGCGGACAGATCTTGAGCAAAGAAGACAAGGACATGGCCGACGGGATCATGAAGGTTCTGGCTGCTGAAGGCGTCGTCTTCCATCTCGAGGCCTCGGTGCTCGGGGTCAAGGATCTCGGGCAGGAAAGAGAAGTGCGCATCAGAACCAGGGAAGGCGCCGCCATGGCTCTGAAGGCGGAGCAGATCCTGGTCGCTATGGGGCGCGAACCGAACCTCAAGGGCCTCAACCTGGAAGGGATCGGCGTCTCGTTCGACCGGAAAGGCATCCAGACGGATGCGCGGATGCGAACCAGCCGGAAGCACATCTATGCGGCCGGGGATGTCACCGGGGCGTTTCAGTTCACCCACACGGCAGGCTACGAAGGGGGGATCATCGTGAGCAACGCGATTGTTCATCTCCCCCGGAAGGCCGACTACACGTTCATGCCCTGGTGCACCTACACGGACCCTGAACTGGCCGGCATCGGCATGAACGAAAAGGCGGCCGGAGAGGCCGGTCTGGAGTACGATGTCTTTACGGAGGTCTTCGAGGACAACGACAGAAGCCTTGCCGAAGGGGAGGCGGTCGGAAAGATCAAGATGCTGTTGGACAGGCATGAGAAGCCGATCGGGGTTCAGATCCTGGGGCCTCGGGCAGGGGAGCTGTTGAACGAGTGGGTCGCCGTGCTGAACGGAAAGGTAAAGCTTTCCACCCTGGGCTCCGCTGTCCATCCTTACCCGACCCTCGGGGAAATCAACAAACGGGTCGCGGGCGCCTATCTTTCACCCAAGATCTTCTCCGACAAGGTGAGGAAAGGACTGAAGTTTTTCTTCAACCTGAAAGGCAGGGCCTGCGGGCCGGGGGACGGGGCGTGA